In the genome of Montipora foliosa isolate CH-2021 chromosome 3, ASM3666993v2, whole genome shotgun sequence, one region contains:
- the LOC137994554 gene encoding ras-like GTP-binding protein RHO gives MASIRKKLVIVGDGACGKTSLLFVFSKDEFPDFYEPTVFDNYLAEIEVNGKLVELVLWDTAGQESYDRLRPLSYPDADVILMCFSIDSPESLENISERWAPEVRHFCPKVPIILVGNKKDLRNDEYIKRELSKTKQKPVTSDEGSLMCDRIEAYAYLECSAKTREGVRDVFEKAAKAALKKEKKWYQRKCRIM, from the coding sequence ATGGCAAGCATAAGAAAAAAGCTGGTAATTGTAGGAGATGGTGCCTGTGGAAAAACGAGCcttctctttgttttctctaaaGACGAGTTTCCCGATTTTTACGAGCCCACAGTTTTCGACAACTACCTGGCCGAGATTGAAGTGAATGGCAAGTTAGTAGAGCTTGTGTTGTGGGATACAGCAGGACAAGAGAGTTACGACAGGTTACGACCTCTCTCCTATCCTGACGCCGATGTTATTCTGATGTGCTTCTCCATTGATAGTCCTGAGAGTTTAGAGAACATTTCTGAAAGATGGGCTCCTGAAGTCAGACATTTCTGCCCAAAAGTTCCAATCATTTTGGTCGGTAACAAGAAAGATCTGAGAAATGACGAATATATAAAAAGAGAGTTATCCAAGACGAAACAAAAGCCAGTTACGAGTGACGAAGGATCTTTAATGTGTGACAGAATCGAAGCTTATGCTTACCTGGAATGTTCTGCTAAAACAAGAGAAGGAGTAAGAGATGTGTTTGAAAAGGCTGCGAAAGCTGCGCTTAAGAAGGAGAAAAAGTGGTATCAACGAAAATGCCGTATTATGTAA
- the LOC137995337 gene encoding uncharacterized protein has protein sequence MCFKFRFVQIVSSIDDSTKFVPISSERPKAKGRPPKYYHPLLEKEKLVNNAIKRILPKDVAKSLLSQGSRLAHLYGLPKTHKKNLSVRPILSATGTYNFQLAKWLDEKLKPLSLNHHTITNVFEFAEEVTQLDFNENDILVSYDVTSLITNVPLDETIEILATKAFRDNWFNKTNNLHITKSDLIELLELTTKHQLFQYNGELYEQKDGVGMGSPLGPLMANAFFRFARLLQTVRRRYNYRNIL, from the coding sequence atgtgctttaagttcaggtttgtccAGATCGTGTCCTCCATCGATGACAGCACGAAATTCGTCCCTATTAGCTCAGAAAGACCAAAAGCGAAAGGTCGACCGCCCAAGTATTACCATCCCCTCTTAGAAAAAGAGAAACTTGTTAACAACGCCATAAAGAGAATTCTCCCCAAGGACGTCGCTAAATCGCTACTATCACAGGGCTCGCGTTTAGCTCATCTTTACGGCCTGCCGAAGACGCACAAGAAGAACCTCTCTGTTAGACCCATACTATCCGCAACAGGAACATACAACTTTCAGCTGGCAAAATGGCTTGACGAAAAGCTAAAACCTCTCTCTCTCAATCATCATACCATCACAAACGTTTTTGAATTTGCGGAGGAAGTTACTCAACTCGATTTTAACGAGAATGATATTTTAGTATCATATGATGTAACTTCTTTGATTACAAATGTGCCTTTGGACGAGACGATAGAGATACTTGCCACCAAGGCTTTTCGTGACAATTGGTTCAACAAAACTAACAACCTACATATCACCAAATCAGACCTGATCGAACTGCTAGAATTAACTACCAAACACCAGCTCTTCCAATATAATGGTGAACTGTATGAACAGAAGGATGGAGTAGGCATGGGGTCTCCCCTAGGCCCCCTAATGGCCAATGCCTTCTTTAGATTTGCCAGATTACTACAGACGGTACGTAGACGATACAATTACCGTAATATCTTGTGA
- the LOC137994555 gene encoding ras-like GTP-binding protein RHO gives MAANRPISKKMVTVGDSSCGKTCLYTTFARDRFPVEYVPRVFESYLVGIRVDDKTVELGFWDTVGDAEYDRVRPLSYLYTDVILMCFSFDSPESLAKVLEKWTPEVRHFCPDVPIILVGNKKDLKNDESTKRELSKMKQEPVKSEEGSLMCERIKAYAYLECSAKTKEGVRDVFTTAARAALMTKGRRNKRKCCLV, from the coding sequence ATGGCAGCCAACAGACCCATTAGCAAAAAGATGGTCACCGTAGGTGACAGTTCCTGTGGAAAAACCTGCCTTTACACTACGTTCGCCAGAGATCGATTCCCTGTAGAGTACGTACCAAGAGTTTTTGAGAGTTATCTTGTTGGTATCAGAGTTGATGACAAGACAGTAGAGCTAGGATTCTGGGATACGGTGGGAGACGCAGAATATGACAGGGTACGACCTCTTTCCTATCTTTACACTGATGTTATTCTGATGTGCTTCTCCTTTGATAGTCCTGAGAGTTTAGCTAAAGTTCTTGAAAAATGGACTCCTGAAGTTAGGCATTTCTGCCCAGATGTACCAATTATATTGGTCGGTAACAAGAAAGATCTGAAAAATGACGAAAGCACAAAGAGAGAGTTATCCAAGATGAAACAAGAGCCCGTTAAAAGTGAAGAAGGATCTTTAATGTGTGAAAGAATCAAGGCCTATGCTTACCTGGAATGTTCTGCTAAAACAAAAGAGGGAGTTAGAGATGTATTTACAACAGCTGCGAGAGCTGCACTGATGACGAAAGGAAGGCGAAATAAACGAAAATGTTGCTTAGTGTAA
- the LOC137994556 gene encoding BTB/POZ domain-containing protein 6-like — protein sequence MSLDTVVKDFWQLTGRCTIKERCKAIFHQELLSDVKFIVGNPEGECERKSIPCHKFVLAMSSPVFFAMFYGDLAETKDSVEISDCEYESLLEVLRFIYSDELNLNPDNVMQVLYLSKKYMLPYLADKCSAFLEKNLDESNVFYVLHEAQKYEEKPLLDHCWKVIEKDAKRALKSEGFVEIERTVLEELVQNESLNIKEVELFKAVDCWAVNECCKQGIEAEGPVKRRVLGEQVVKAIRFPSMEQMEFADVVLDSGVLTQGETYDLMKYFSSVLKTPVGFPEAKRPGFAKSITRFKSHKSGWCYTKGALNAIVVFVSKDVKLHGVRLFGSDGGQYSVTLTIVKTNGNTIGTQRGTFLSKLVQNEVGQYEGFEIVLATPVTLRAGEHYCFKAEILGPPSRYGENGQTSVDQFGVRFNFLSTSEFLYYWNLRNDSSTIKGQFSEFLFFVE from the coding sequence ATGTCTTTGGATACAGTCGTTAAAGACTTTTGGCAATTAACCGGCAGATGCACTATAAAGGAGAGATGCAAAGCCATTTTTCACCAAGAACTCTTGAGCGATGTAAAGTTTATCGTTGGAAACCCTGAAGGCGAATGCGAGAGGAAGAGTATTCCATGTCACAAGTTCGTGTTGGCTATGAGCAGTCCAGTGTTTTTTGCGATGTTCTATGGTGATCTGGCTGAGACGAAAGATTCTGTAGAGATCTCAGATTGCGAGTACGAGAGCTTATTGGAGGTGCTCCGATTTATATACAGCGACGAGTTGAACTTAAATCCGGACAATGTTATGCAGGTCTTGTATTTGTCGAAGAAATATATGCTGCCTTACTTGGCTGACAAGTGCTCGGCATTCCTGGAGAAAAATTTGGATGAGTCAAACGTGTTTTACGTCTTACATGAGGCACAAAAATACGAAGAGAAACCACTGCTGGATCACTGCTGGAAGGTGATCGAGAAGGACGCGAAGAGAGCTTTGAAATCCGAAGGTTTCGTGGAGATCGAAAGAACAGTGCTTGAGGAATTAGTTCAAAACGAATCTTTGAACATCAAGGAGGTAGAATTATTCAAAGCTGTCGATTGCTGGGCGGTGAACGAGTGTTGTAAGCAAGGTATTGAAGCAGAGGGCCCTGTCAAAAGAAGAGTTTTGGGTGAACAGGTTGTAAAAGCGATTCGTTTCCCTTCTATGGAACAAATGGAGTTTGCAGATGTCGTTCTCGATTCTGGTGTACTGACCCAAGGAGAGACTTATGACCTAATGAAGTATTTCAGTTCTGTACTCAAAACACCTGTGGGGTTTCCTGAAGCAAAAAGGCCTGGATTCGCAAAGAGCATCACAAGGTTTAAATCACACAAGAGCGGTTGGTGTTACACAAAAGGCGCCTTAAATgctattgttgtttttgtttccaaGGACGTTAAACTCCATGGCGTGCGTCTCTTTGGAAGTGACGGCGGCCAATATTCTGTGACCCTGACGATTGTGAAGACCAACGGCAACACTATTGGCACTCAAAGGGGTACTTTCTTGTCTAAACTCGTTCAGAATGAAGTGGGGCAATATGAAGGCTTTGAAATTGTGCTCGCAACTCCGGTTACTTTAAGAGCAGGTGAACATTACTGCTTTAAGGCTGAGATCTTAGGTCCGCCTTCTCGGTACGGAGAGAATGGCCAAACCTCTGTAGACCAGTTTGGGGTCAGATTCAATTTCTTGTCGACCAGTGAATTCCTGTATTATTGGAATTTGAGAAATGATAGCAGTACTATCAAGGGACAGTTCTCGgagttccttttttttgtggAATGA